TCATATAAGCATTTGCAATTGATAATCAATACACAAATAGTGATAATGAAATGAGTGCCAGCGTAATGTACTTTCCTGCTGTCGATTTCCATCGCCATTGAATAACAGGTTTTTAAATAGCTGCAGCATCGGCAGTAGCAACAACAGGACAATCTATCTCATATCGGGTGCTTAATGACGTTTATAGTAAACAGAAATTAAGCATCCGGCAACGGAGACACCAGTATTTTGTTATTAATCTATACTCTCGTTTTATCCCTTTCCTCTCGTTTTCTCCCTTCCTTACAGTAATAGCTCTTTTACAGTCTCATTTCCTGGCAAATCGACCGCCATTACCACTATTTTCCCGCCAGCCGGCAAGTTATCAGGCTTATAATACCAATCCACGCCATTCCTGCCTAAAACGGCTTTTCCTCTTTCCAGCATGTTGCCTTTCTTATCAATTACTTTCACTTCCACTTCAGCGACCCGGAAATCATTTTTCGCCTTTACCACTACGGTTTCATCTTCGAATTGAATTTGCTGTATTTCGGGGGAGTTATAGGCATCTTTGATTGCCATATTCCATGCATTCTGCCCGGGGCCGGCTTTGGATTTATAATAAGCTTTCAGCTCGGGGTCTTGCAGGATCACTTTGGCGTAAGCGGCGGCTACCTTCATTTTATACCGGGCTTCCAGCTGATTCCTGGTCGGCTTTTTATTCGACTTGCCGCGTTTTTTGGCCATAATGATCTGGCCATTTCTTCTGTAAATCGTGATTTCATTGCCGAGGCTACCTTCAACGCATTGAAGGAGGATATTGTCTCTAATGATGGCCATAGAAATTGTTTTGGGGTTGTAGAATTTATTGTGAAGACATAGTGCGTCTATTGTACTAATATACTATTAAAATGCCACATTATGTTCATGGTAAGGTCACTTCAATATCAAACCGATATTGAGGTGACCTTACCATGTCCTTTTGATTTATTATTGGTAATAAGGTGGTATAAAAGGTGGATACGGGATCTGAGCCTTTTTGGGGGAATTGGGTTTAACTTTTTCTTTTTAAATGTTATGTTCAGGATCTTTTTTGTGGATGCATTGATCCTTCATTTCTTTCGTCAATGCTTAGCCGGTGATCAGGATGTTGATAAAATTTTAGCAATATCCTGATCAACCAGTTAGGAGAGTCAAATTGATGTGAATACCGCCATAACAGGCCCAATAGGGAACGGTCCTTATTATTTAACCCCGCCTGGTGCTTCGAATTTTATGTCTGGTTTCAGCTGCATTTTTATAAACGGCGGCCATCCATCATGAACAACATAGGTCGAATCTTTGGTTGTTACTACTGCCCATACATGCTCTGTTAATGAAGAAGATGCTTTCAGGTGAGTGGTTGTATCATTATCATTGTGTAACACTGCAAAATCTTCAAGGCCTGTATATACAAAAAAACGGATGCTGTCCACATTAAAGAACAATATAGGTTTGTTGACTTGCATGTATGCAGGGTATGAGGGAATACAATGTAAGGTCACTTTTGAATCGGTATCATCCTGTTTGTCAAAGTACATTTCATAAATGCAATCTTTACAGTTTGCCTCCCGGATAAATGCATGCGTAATACTATCGAGATAGGGATTAATGCTGAAAGAGCCGGTAGTTGCCAGGATGAATGGCTCTCTTTTTACAGTATTTCCCTCTTGCTTTGTTCCGCAAGCCGTTAACCAAAAGATGATGAAGCATATTCCTGCCAGGCGCATAAAAATTTTATTAGAACTTATTTCGTAATTATCATTTAGACATTGATTATCAATTCAAAATACCTATTTATGAAATGAGTTCCAGTCTAATGGAATCAGGGAATGAAATCAGATTCATTTCACTACCTATACAAACTTTTTACCAACTCGTGTAATACCGGCACCTTATCCCGCTGTTGCAGCAACGAAGGACATCCATACTGAAAGAATTCAGCAATAATAGGAGAGGTTGATACTTCCTGTCCTCCATTAATCTTAATAATCCATGGGATATAAAATGCATTAGCCTCATAATAATAACATGTAGTCTCCAAAATCATCCCATTTTCATTTTTCAGCAACACACTTATCCAATTAGACGTAGTGCTAAACATATGATTTAAATGAAGAAGCCCATTATTGAGGGTAACTGAATCAATGTTCTTCACACTATCCACAGTGGCAATGAGCTTATCAAAATCGAGATTGTTCCTGGCAAAATAGAAGCCTGATGTGCTTTTATTACCCTCCTGTTGATAGTTTTTTATATCCTCTTTACATTTCATATAATCAGCCCTGGAAAATCCCATATCCGTAATAACAGGTTGCCTGGAATAGTGCAGACACACTTCTTTTGCAAACTGCACAACTTTCTCCCTGCTTAACTCTTCTTTTTCTGCCCGCAGCTTGTTTTCATGTTTTCCTCCCCATGAATCATTATCTGATAGTACAAAAAGATCATCTGCTAATTCATACACCAGGTGATCGGCATAGGAATGAAAACAACCCTGAGAGCCTGTTGAAAAAATCACGGACGTAACCTGGTGTTGAAGAAAGTCATTCAACAGGTTTTTGGTAGTTGTAACTGTTGTGGTTTGCTTCGTAATGTCATAATAATATATTGAATCCGTAGTAGCGTAAACGAGCGTATTCTTATTGATTGAAAAGTCCTCTGAACTGGTGACTGGGAATGGTAAAGTAAAGGCATATTCCCATTTCCCTTTTTTTTGTTTATAAATCATGTTTCCTTTCGATCCATATATTTCATCGCCGTAAGTGCTGTAGATTTGGGATGGCTGAACATCTTTCGTGACCGCCATCTGCATGGGATATTTTTTTAATTCTCCATTGGTGTCCGATTTAAGTATTGAACCGTCCGTCAACAGGAATAGTTGCCCGTTCCTGGTGAATAAATCACTTGCTCTTTCCTTGAAAGGCGTAGTCAATAAGGGTTGAAACCGTTCATCGGTTTTCACAACCTGGTTGGAAGCGTTAATCAGGTATAAAGCTGTATTCGTTTCATCTGTACTAAAAGAAATGTAACCGGGCAGGTATTTCCAGCTGATGCTATCCTTTTTAGTATAAAAGATCATCCCTTCTTCACTGACCAGTAGCAGGTCTTTATAGATGCAAACTTTGTTTATTTCCGGACGGCTGGCCTTATCGGTTTTATTGTAGGCCTGCTGGTCAAGGGGAGACGGGATCTTTTTCCAGGTATTGCAGTTGTCGTCTGTATAAGCAATTGTATTCCAAACTGATCCTATAATTCCCTCATGTTTCTGGTTAAAAAAGATAGTCTGATATCGTTGTTGAGCATCATACACTGGCAGGGTTTTCCAGGTAAAGCCATAATCCTTGGAATATGCTACTCCTTTCCCGGCTATTGTCATCCAGGCTTCTCCGTTAGGCAGATTCCATGCACAATCCGCCCATCCGCTGGTGCGAAAATCTACTTTGGACCAGCTTTTTCCTGCGTTTTTAGTATGGTAAATGATATTATATTTCCCGTCATTGGCAATAAAACCAGAGACAAAACCGGTATCCCGGTTAAAAAAGATGGCATTTTCTAAGGTGCTTGAAAACGTTGATGTTGGTTCTATTTGCGAGAAATGCCATAATCCATTCAGGGAGTCTGCCATTGCTACCTCACCTGCTTTTGTACAGATTACAAATTGCTCACCAGGCATCACATACAGCTGCTGTGAATAGCTTTGAAAATGCAGGGGGATTGTCTGTGAAGCAAGCCTGGAAGATATACCTACAAGGATGAGGGAAGCAAGGATCAATCTTTTCATATAGGAGTTGATTTTATGTATGATTAAAATAATCATCGGATTCCATAAATATTTCTGTAGAGATCCTCAATTGCATATAACCTTGCAGAATGCTTCCAGCTTATCACCTTGTTACCAACAAGCGCACTCAGTTTTGCTGAAGTTGTATTTGTTAATAGTTCTCTTATATCAGCTTCATCTCCATTCATATACAACCATTCCTTCTCCTGAGTATTTAACAATGCTTCTGTTAATGTTGATTTCCCAGATTGCCGTGGCCCAAATATGATGACTGCTTTACCTTTAAAAAGCCGTTGTAGGATTACTGATTCTAAAATTCTTTTTATCATATGACCGGATTACAATCCCAAATTCTCATAATATTTCCGGATTCAAATCCGGAAATATTATATATATCATGATAAGTAGTTCATATTCAATTTATAGCGTCAATTCATTGGCAAGCTCGGCCAATTCATAATTATACGTAAAACTATGACTGTGTTTGACATAAATCTATCTTTCACAGTTTGAAATCTTCCAGAGAATAGTTCGACTTCTGTTCCCTTCCCTGTACGAAAGAAGGAACATCGTATGATGTTCCTTCTTCTTTTAAACCAATTTCTCCTTTCATTCCTGATATCTTACCACTTTTTATAGCTCACTTGTTAAGAAATCCATCAGGTTTTTTTGAATTATTCCATTATTATCCTGACCAATTAACAAATCATTCAACGTAATCACGTACTTAGGATAATTGTCTTCTATTTTTAACAGATTCCCAAATTCTCTGTTGGCAGTACTTTCATCCATAATAGTAAGACAAACCTGAACATAGATTTTAGCCCCATTTTTATCTGCAACAAAATCTATCTCTTTATCACCTAACTTCCCAACGAAGACTTTATAGTTTTGCTGTATTAAAAATAAGTAAACAGCATTCTCCATAAGTTTATGAATATCCGCACGTTGATTAAAACCAACAATTGCATTGCGCAGACCCAGATCTTCAAAATAATACTTCTCACCGATTTCAAATATTTTCAGTCCTCCAATTTCTGATCTTACCACTTTATGTACAAAGAAGGTATTGCACAACGCCCGCAGATAGTTAATAGTTAGCTGCGGAGAGATATCAACTCTTTGGGATTTAAGATACTTACTGATATTGCTGGCAGAAAATAAACTGCCTGTATTGTCTGCGAGATAAGTTACCAGATTTTCTAAAAATGAAACATTCCGGATATTCTCACGGGCTACAACGTCTTTTAACAAAATAGTGGAGTAAACATTTCGTAGATATTCATAAGGTAGCTCTTCCTGCAATCCGATATTACTTAAAAAGGGCATTCCTCCATACCTGAGGTAAAGTATTAGTGATTCGAACTTATTCTCAAGTTGGTGAAATTGCAAAAACTCCTGATAACTCAGACTATGGATATTGAATACTAAATATCTGCCAGACAAAAATGTAGCCAATTCACCTGATAGCATATTTGCATTACTGCCCGTGCAGTAAATATCACAAATACCCTTCGCCAACAAACTACGAAGGGTTCTTTCAAATTCCTTCACTTCCTGTACCTCATCTATGAAGAAATAATTATTTCCGCCAACTATAAATTTATCTTCAAGATAAGTGCTTAAATCAACATGGGTTTTAATGTGGATATAGTCATCCAGTTCCATGTTAATGTAAATAATATTAGCATTCTGATCAGTATTACGAATATGTTCCATCAATTGGAGCATCACATAACTTTTGCCCACCCTTCGTTGCCCAGCCAGCACCTTGATTACCTGCTTGTTAATAAATGGAATTACCCTTTCAGTATATAATGGCCTTTGTATAAGTTTCATGTATATCGTAAGCTTTATACTAAAGTACGGAAGTTTCATGTATATCGTAAATACAAACTTATTGATTTAAGTAAGTATTAAATAGCTTGACCATTTTTCCCATCCGTATATCCTAGACAAGATTGTTATCCAAAAGTCAAAATTCTGATAAACAAACAGTTGCCGTAATTTCATCGTTGTGTTTTTCTTGCAAATCGAACATTTTTTGTTATAATTCCAAGGAAAATAAAATATTTAAGCATCCGGAACAGAGCATTACTCAGATCGCTTACAATGTGGTTGTATACACGAATGAACTGATAAATTCATAAAACCCTCCATCCAACAGTTCGACTTCTGTTCCCTTCCCTGTACGAAGAAAAAGGAACATCAAATTGATGTTCCTTTTTTGTTGTGCGCCAGGCATGGTTATAAGCTCTAAGGTGTAAGTCCTGAATGAGCGTTGCAGTACGTATCATTAGCCAAAGGCAAGGGTGTCGTGGGTGACCACGAATCTGAAGGAAGCCGGCGGCAAACATTCGAGCCCACGAACAGAAATGGTATACAAGGCAAGGCATGGTGGGCGATGTCGCATCACAGACAAAAGCCCTATACTGCACGGAACCATGTTGTGTAAATACCGGGGCTACATGAATGGAAAGCGTATAACCTTACCCTGGGAGATCTGCTGGCAATCCGGCAGAGGTATGAGAGAATACCGAAGCGGAAACAGAAGTCAGCATAAAGAATGGCTTCAAGGTGCCATCAGAAGTCAGCCGAGGTCATAGTAAGCCGGCAACGAGCTGCATCCCGAAACGAAGGCAAAAGCAGAAGTCTCACAAAAGGAAGAAGGACCGAATGTTAGAATGGCGAAAATGAACAAGCCGTTTATGAGCGAGGCGATCACAACGGAAGAACACTGGAAAACTACCTGTGCGAGGATAAGCCGGAAGCTGAAAGTAAAACACAGGAGGAGTTGAGCCTCATCATGCAATCAATGGGAGTGACGCCGGGATGATTTTTTTTCAAAGTAATAGTATGCTGGAAGAAATATTAGATATCCGCAATGTACAAAAAGCCTTTAAGCAGGTAACTGCCAATAAAGGAGCGGGGGGTATAGATGGTATGCAGACCGATGAACTTCGTGACTACCTGAATACGAACTGGCAGACGTTGCGGACCAGTATTTTAGAAGGCAGGTACGGCCCCCAGGCAGTTAAGAAAGTAGAAATAGACAAGGAAAATGGCGGCGGTAAAAGAATGTTGGGAATACCTACTGTAATCGACAGGCTAATTACCCAGTCAATATCCCAATGGCTAAGCCCACAGTATGAAGGAGAGTTTTCCAATTATAGCTATGGGTTTAGAGAAAACCGGAACGCTCATCAGGCATTGTATCAGGCACAAACAAACCTGAACGACGGCTATGAATGGGTAGTGGAGTTGGACTTAGACAAGTTTTTCGATCGGGTGAACCATGACCGGCTAATGTCGCTTCTGGCCCAAAAGATAGCTGACAAGAGGACGCTGAAACTACTGCGCTCATACCTGAATTGCGGGATGATGGAAAATGGGGTTGTGATAGAACGTAAGGAAGGCACTCCTCAAGGCAGCCCTCTCTCCCCCCTGCTGAGCAACATTGTTTTAAACGAACTGGACAAAGAGTTAGAGGCAAGAAGCCACCGGTTTGTACGGTATTGCGATGACTGTAGCATCTACGTGAAAAGTGAAAAGTCAGCGACGCGCGTGCTGTCAACAATCACCGAGTTCATAGAAAAGAAGCTAAAGCTAAAAGTAAACCGTACAAAAAGTAAAGTGAGCCGTCCGATAGAGAGTACGCTTCTGGGTTTCTCTTTTTATCGAAGAGAGAAAGGGTGGGCAGTGCGCATTGCATCTAAATCGCTGAGAAAGATTAAAGAGAAGATGAAGGATCAAACGCAGCGTAAAGCCCCCGGCAAAGTGAAAGACAAGATAAAGAAGATGGAGGCCATAATAGTAGGTTGGGTGAATTACTTTCGGATAGCCACGGCCAAAAGCAGAATGGAAGAACTGGACAGGTTGGTAAGAACACGTCTAAGAATGGGAATATGGAAACAATGGAAAAGGCCATCAACACGGTGGAAAAACCTGAAAATGTTGGGAATTAATGTGGGTAAAGCTTATGAGTGGAGCAACAGTCGTAAAGGCTACTGCCGCATTGCAAACAGTGCAATACTGCACCGAGCCTTGAACAACGACTACTTTACTAAACAAGGGTATGTAGGGTTCGCCAATCACTATTACTGGAAAACAACTCACCAAACTAAGTTATTCTGACAAACCGCCGTATACCGGTCGGTACGTACGGTGGTGTGAGAGGACAGAAAGCCGGCATGACCGGCTTTCTTCCTACTCGATTTTATACCTCCCTAAATTTTTCTATATTAGAAATAGTTATCCATATTGTTTTACCCCAACTCCATGTCTTATGAATAACCAGCAAATGTTTAACAGAAACCTAAACATTTTTGCGAAAATAGCCATATGGCTATTTAAAGCGGTCGTTTATTGTCCGCTTATTTTCACTTCATTCTACATTGTATTTTCATTTATGAAAGGAGAAACCTCTAGCCTCATGGGGTTAGGACTGGTTATTCTCGTCAGTTTCATACTATATTTCATCGTCTATTTCTTAAAAGGAGTAATCATCTGCTTAAAAAGCAATAATAGGATACTTTGGATTTTACCATTTATCATTTGTGTTGCATTTACCTGTATTTTACCTGTTTATATTGTTCTTGACCCCGTAGGAAATTTGGTAAAAAGTTCAAGCCATTCCCAAACGGAACATAGTACAATCAAATGGATTTTTTCGATAGCATTTGGGGTATATGTATACTTTAGATATAACTTCCTTACTAACATTGCTCCGTCCATTGCATTCCCTGCATATCAGGCAGGAATCGATTTAACAACAACGATACTAAACCATTCATATCGTGTTAAAGCGCAAAAATCCGATGAATCAATCTAAAAAGAACCTAAACACAATGACTCCCATAAAAATGAAACAAAAATAACATTATCAATTACTTGTAATAAATTAAATAAAAAAAATCCTTGCAAATCGAACACTTAATGTTACATTTGCAAGGATGATACCACGTAATGCACAATATGAAACCATTCAACTATTAGAGGAATTTCCGGCGGTAGCTGTTTTAGGTCCAAGACAGGTTGGTAAGACTACATTAGCTGAAGCAATAGGTACCTCATTGTCAACAGAGCCAATCTATCTGGATCTCGAAAGCCCTGGTGACAAAGCAAAGCTAAATGACCCTGAATCATATTTTGAATTACATAAGGGCAAACTTATTATCCTGGACGAAATTCAACGCGTTCCTGAGTTGTTTCAAATTCTACGGGGAGTCATAGACAAGCATCGCAGACAAGGCCACAAAAATGGGCAATTCCTCATTTTGGGTTCAGCATCCCTCGACCTCTTGAAGCAATCATCTGAATCACTTGCAGGTCGCATTGCTTACAAAGAATTATCAGGTATCCTCATTTCTGAAATAAACCGTACAGATCAGGATCAACTTTGGCTTAGAGGTGGTTTTCCTGACAGTTTTCTCGCCAGAAATGATCAGGCTAGTTTAAGATGGCGATTAAATTTTATAGGAACCTATCTCGAAAGGGATGTACCTCAGTTTGGGCCACGAATACCTGCTACTACCTTAAGATTACTCTGGACGATGCTGGCTCACAGTCAGGGAGGACAACTAAATATAGCTCAAATCGGGGCTAATCTTGGTGTGGCAGCCCCTACTGCAAAACGTTATATTGAATTGCTGGAGGATCTGCTACTGATCCGTACACTTAGACCGTGGTCAGGAAACCTTGGCAAACGGCTGGTAAAAGCACCCAAGATATATATACGGGATAGCGGACTAACACATGCTTTACTAAATATAACCTCAATGGACGACCTTTTAGGACATCCCGTTATAGGGGCCAGTTGGGAAGGATTCATTATTGAAAATCTTTTGTCATGCATGCCTATTGGAGCATCAGCCTGGTTTTATCGTACATCTGCAGGAGCTGAAATTGATCTTGTAATTGAGTTAGGCTCAAATAAAAGATATGCAATTGAAATTAAACGTTCGCTGACCCCGACACTATCAAAAGGATTTCATCTGGGATGCGAAGACGTTCAAGCTACTCATAAATTCATTGTTTATTCAGGAAAGGAACGTTATCCTGCAGCTCACGATGTGACTGTAATACCACTAGTAGATATGATGAATG
This window of the Chitinophaga sancti genome carries:
- a CDS encoding WD40/YVTN/BNR-like repeat-containing protein, which encodes MKRLILASLILVGISSRLASQTIPLHFQSYSQQLYVMPGEQFVICTKAGEVAMADSLNGLWHFSQIEPTSTFSSTLENAIFFNRDTGFVSGFIANDGKYNIIYHTKNAGKSWSKVDFRTSGWADCAWNLPNGEAWMTIAGKGVAYSKDYGFTWKTLPVYDAQQRYQTIFFNQKHEGIIGSVWNTIAYTDDNCNTWKKIPSPLDQQAYNKTDKASRPEINKVCIYKDLLLVSEEGMIFYTKKDSISWKYLPGYISFSTDETNTALYLINASNQVVKTDERFQPLLTTPFKERASDLFTRNGQLFLLTDGSILKSDTNGELKKYPMQMAVTKDVQPSQIYSTYGDEIYGSKGNMIYKQKKGKWEYAFTLPFPVTSSEDFSINKNTLVYATTDSIYYYDITKQTTTVTTTKNLLNDFLQHQVTSVIFSTGSQGCFHSYADHLVYELADDLFVLSDNDSWGGKHENKLRAEKEELSREKVVQFAKEVCLHYSRQPVITDMGFSRADYMKCKEDIKNYQQEGNKSTSGFYFARNNLDFDKLIATVDSVKNIDSVTLNNGLLHLNHMFSTTSNWISVLLKNENGMILETTCYYYEANAFYIPWIIKINGGQEVSTSPIIAEFFQYGCPSLLQQRDKVPVLHELVKSLYR
- a CDS encoding AAA family ATPase — encoded protein: MIKRILESVILQRLFKGKAVIIFGPRQSGKSTLTEALLNTQEKEWLYMNGDEADIRELLTNTTSAKLSALVGNKVISWKHSARLYAIEDLYRNIYGIR
- a CDS encoding ATP-binding protein, which encodes MKLIQRPLYTERVIPFINKQVIKVLAGQRRVGKSYVMLQLMEHIRNTDQNANIIYINMELDDYIHIKTHVDLSTYLEDKFIVGGNNYFFIDEVQEVKEFERTLRSLLAKGICDIYCTGSNANMLSGELATFLSGRYLVFNIHSLSYQEFLQFHQLENKFESLILYLRYGGMPFLSNIGLQEELPYEYLRNVYSTILLKDVVARENIRNVSFLENLVTYLADNTGSLFSASNISKYLKSQRVDISPQLTINYLRALCNTFFVHKVVRSEIGGLKIFEIGEKYYFEDLGLRNAIVGFNQRADIHKLMENAVYLFLIQQNYKVFVGKLGDKEIDFVADKNGAKIYVQVCLTIMDESTANREFGNLLKIEDNYPKYVITLNDLLIGQDNNGIIQKNLMDFLTSEL
- the ltrA gene encoding group II intron reverse transcriptase/maturase codes for the protein MLEEILDIRNVQKAFKQVTANKGAGGIDGMQTDELRDYLNTNWQTLRTSILEGRYGPQAVKKVEIDKENGGGKRMLGIPTVIDRLITQSISQWLSPQYEGEFSNYSYGFRENRNAHQALYQAQTNLNDGYEWVVELDLDKFFDRVNHDRLMSLLAQKIADKRTLKLLRSYLNCGMMENGVVIERKEGTPQGSPLSPLLSNIVLNELDKELEARSHRFVRYCDDCSIYVKSEKSATRVLSTITEFIEKKLKLKVNRTKSKVSRPIESTLLGFSFYRREKGWAVRIASKSLRKIKEKMKDQTQRKAPGKVKDKIKKMEAIIVGWVNYFRIATAKSRMEELDRLVRTRLRMGIWKQWKRPSTRWKNLKMLGINVGKAYEWSNSRKGYCRIANSAILHRALNNDYFTKQGYVGFANHYYWKTTHQTKLF
- a CDS encoding ATP-binding protein, giving the protein MIPRNAQYETIQLLEEFPAVAVLGPRQVGKTTLAEAIGTSLSTEPIYLDLESPGDKAKLNDPESYFELHKGKLIILDEIQRVPELFQILRGVIDKHRRQGHKNGQFLILGSASLDLLKQSSESLAGRIAYKELSGILISEINRTDQDQLWLRGGFPDSFLARNDQASLRWRLNFIGTYLERDVPQFGPRIPATTLRLLWTMLAHSQGGQLNIAQIGANLGVAAPTAKRYIELLEDLLLIRTLRPWSGNLGKRLVKAPKIYIRDSGLTHALLNITSMDDLLGHPVIGASWEGFIIENLLSCMPIGASAWFYRTSAGAEIDLVIELGSNKRYAIEIKRSLTPTLSKGFHLGCEDVQATHKFIVYSGKERYPAAHDVTVIPLVDMMNELKNS